In a genomic window of Cytobacillus sp. FSL H8-0458:
- a CDS encoding CdaR family transcriptional regulator, whose product MKILENIAQDIVEKTSEILEYPISITDNEGYIIGSTDQSRIGIFHRPSLEVINKNTTVVCRNEIEKKILPGVSAPLKFNNKVIGVLGIVGNPAEVEKYVQLVKNQVEMMCQDAFRKEMVELKEKMAEMLVHQLIHYKDSELEDKEHIFQYAKLLDFDLSVNRTCIIIDVTNPLSGDRNLFGDLSFQYFQKEMLSFLKLIFHENDNDIVSFLDFKRFIIFKSMPFSQSFASFLETLGERLEKINSFLDAKYNVSAKIGVGDVQNGHKGYYESYQNAMKAINVGLGFQDHPQIYLYIEREAMLSLLPRELSPAYKQKLLNLISSLIEQDNYEVLSSTFTGFCKYNMNLSEASRNMFIHRNTIIYRLEKISEITSLNTSSFEHCMLLFTAIKCYEEMQASCR is encoded by the coding sequence ATGAAAATCCTAGAAAATATCGCTCAGGACATTGTGGAAAAAACCAGTGAGATATTGGAGTATCCCATCAGCATTACCGATAATGAGGGATACATCATTGGTTCAACGGATCAAAGCAGAATCGGGATCTTTCATCGTCCTTCTCTTGAAGTAATAAATAAAAATACGACGGTGGTCTGCAGGAATGAAATAGAGAAAAAAATTCTCCCTGGTGTGTCTGCTCCTTTAAAGTTTAACAATAAAGTAATTGGTGTGCTTGGAATTGTGGGCAATCCCGCTGAGGTCGAGAAATATGTACAGCTTGTCAAAAATCAAGTTGAAATGATGTGCCAGGACGCTTTCCGGAAAGAAATGGTGGAGCTGAAAGAAAAAATGGCAGAAATGCTGGTTCATCAACTTATTCATTATAAAGATTCTGAACTAGAAGACAAAGAGCATATTTTCCAGTATGCGAAACTGCTCGATTTTGATCTCTCCGTCAATCGGACCTGTATTATAATTGATGTCACTAACCCTCTTTCAGGTGACCGGAACCTTTTTGGGGATCTTTCGTTTCAATACTTTCAAAAAGAAATGCTGAGCTTTTTAAAGTTAATCTTTCATGAAAATGACAATGATATCGTGTCTTTTCTGGATTTCAAACGTTTTATTATTTTTAAATCCATGCCCTTTTCTCAGTCATTTGCATCTTTCCTGGAAACTTTGGGTGAAAGGCTGGAAAAAATCAATTCGTTTCTTGATGCTAAATACAATGTTTCTGCAAAGATTGGTGTGGGAGATGTTCAAAATGGCCATAAAGGATACTATGAATCTTACCAAAATGCTATGAAAGCAATAAATGTTGGACTGGGATTTCAAGATCATCCCCAAATTTATTTGTATATTGAGCGAGAAGCCATGCTGAGTCTTTTGCCAAGAGAGCTTTCTCCTGCCTATAAGCAAAAACTCTTAAACTTGATATCTTCTTTAATAGAGCAAGATAATTATGAGGTATTATCGTCCACCTTTACGGGATTCTGCAAGTACAATATGAACTTGAGTGAAGCATCAAGAAATATGTTTATCCACCGGAACACTATCATTTATAGACTGGAAAAAATCAGCGAAATCACTTCCCTCAACACCAGCAGCTTTGAACATTGCATGCTTCTCTTTACTGCCATCAAATGCTATGAAGAAATGCAGGCATCATGCCGGTGA
- a CDS encoding GntR family transcriptional regulator, with the protein MKKVSMEENVYNHIKTAILARKLAPGKQLVEHYLSNSLGVSRTPIRNAIKRLSMEGLVDIIPNRGAFVTNPTKEEMIQAYELRSKLEYIAVCHAMNFLTESDFSAIKRNLVNEQESLYNRNPEDYVQFNKEFHISITQKCGNKFLNEFILRLITQTNIYLILFDDFFSNPKQEPYSPDEHSHILSLIEDKDTEKLEIVLENHFKRAITSLETHYYRYKEFDEIF; encoded by the coding sequence ATGAAGAAGGTTTCCATGGAAGAAAACGTGTATAACCATATTAAAACAGCTATACTTGCAAGGAAATTAGCGCCTGGAAAACAGCTGGTGGAACATTATCTATCAAACTCTCTGGGTGTAAGCCGCACTCCCATCAGGAATGCAATCAAAAGATTATCAATGGAGGGTCTGGTAGATATAATCCCGAATAGAGGTGCTTTTGTTACGAATCCTACGAAAGAGGAAATGATACAAGCTTATGAATTGAGATCTAAATTAGAGTATATTGCAGTATGCCACGCAATGAATTTCTTAACTGAATCAGATTTCAGTGCCATTAAGAGAAATCTTGTAAATGAACAAGAGTCACTTTATAACCGAAACCCGGAAGACTATGTACAGTTTAATAAGGAATTTCATATCAGCATCACGCAAAAATGCGGCAATAAATTTCTGAACGAGTTTATTTTGAGGCTTATCACTCAGACGAATATCTATCTAATCCTTTTTGATGATTTTTTCTCAAACCCGAAACAAGAACCCTATAGTCCTGATGAACACAGCCATATACTTTCTCTTATTGAAGATAAGGATACAGAAAAATTAGAAATAGTGTTAGAGAATCATTTTAAACGTGCCATAACCAGCCTGGAAACTCATTATTACCGTTATAAAGAGTTTGATGAAATCTTTTAG
- a CDS encoding transporter substrate-binding domain-containing protein, translated as MKKGFLISLVFLIIAGMLAGCGGNKTSGESKSGSVLARVKESKVLKVGFEGTYPPFNFLNDDQKYDGFDVDISNEIAKRLGAETEFVATKWESLIGGLKSDKFDIVIAQMTVTEERKKSVDFTDPYVVTGSVLITREDTDGISELEDIKGKNVGVGGGTTFEEVANSVDGANVKTYKAVNDYIADLMNKRLDVIINDQLLMSYNIKENDLPLKISSDIVNKDEIGMAIKKDNDDFVKEVNQILADMKEDGTYSEIYKKWFGTEPLEN; from the coding sequence ATGAAGAAGGGCTTTTTGATTTCATTGGTTTTTCTGATCATTGCTGGAATGCTGGCTGGCTGCGGAGGAAACAAAACATCAGGTGAAAGCAAATCAGGCAGTGTGTTAGCTCGGGTTAAGGAGTCTAAAGTACTGAAAGTCGGATTTGAGGGTACATATCCTCCTTTTAACTTTTTGAATGACGATCAGAAATATGACGGCTTTGATGTTGATATTTCTAATGAAATAGCAAAGCGATTAGGTGCTGAAACTGAATTTGTTGCTACTAAATGGGAGAGCCTTATTGGCGGTTTGAAATCGGATAAGTTTGATATTGTGATAGCCCAAATGACGGTAACTGAAGAGCGGAAAAAAAGCGTTGACTTTACCGACCCTTATGTTGTGACTGGTTCAGTCCTGATCACAAGAGAAGATACTGATGGAATTTCTGAATTAGAAGATATAAAAGGAAAAAATGTCGGTGTCGGAGGGGGAACTACTTTTGAAGAAGTTGCCAACAGTGTGGACGGTGCGAATGTAAAGACATATAAGGCTGTTAATGATTATATTGCTGATCTGATGAATAAACGTCTGGATGTTATCATTAACGATCAATTATTAATGAGTTATAACATTAAAGAAAATGATTTGCCGCTCAAGATTTCAAGTGACATTGTTAATAAGGATGAAATCGGAATGGCCATTAAGAAAGATAATGATGACTTTGTTAAGGAAGTCAATCAGATATTGGCAGATATGAAAGAAGACGGAACATATTCTGAAATTTATAAGAAGTGGTTTGGAACGGAACCATTAGAGAATTAA
- a CDS encoding saccharopine dehydrogenase family protein: MRAVVLGTGMIGTTVVCELAKFPDIEAVTAVDVNESSVEKCVEIANTQKVYGKQASLETIEDIQNVLKDADIAVACLPHSLSPLAIEAAIREKCHLVDLVGSKYEEKVKLDQKAKEAGVVIVPGCGVAPGITNFLAAQGIEMLDEADEAVMTCGGIPRFPQPPLWYQVVFRLESVLGLYTRPALAAENGELVELPALSGLEKMSFPDPVGMCEAVITDAHSTAYTLKDKVKRLYEKTVRYEGHWERMQFLSQLGFFDDEPIDINGTQIRPRAFSEKVLAPKLQGKTKEDITVLRVEVNGKKSGVQTKYTWEMVDFYDHERNITSMAKTTALPAMLLANWIAEGKISEKGIVSVEELIIKDRFAPFMEQLGELGIKIRFKEEVLV, translated from the coding sequence ATGCGGGCTGTTGTTTTAGGGACTGGAATGATAGGCACTACTGTAGTATGTGAATTGGCAAAGTTTCCTGATATTGAGGCGGTTACTGCTGTTGACGTGAATGAAAGCAGTGTGGAAAAGTGTGTTGAAATAGCCAATACCCAAAAGGTGTATGGTAAACAGGCGTCTCTTGAAACAATAGAAGATATACAGAATGTTTTAAAGGATGCGGACATTGCTGTTGCTTGTCTGCCACATTCATTAAGTCCATTAGCCATTGAAGCTGCTATCAGAGAAAAATGTCATTTAGTAGATTTAGTAGGATCCAAGTATGAAGAAAAAGTGAAGCTTGACCAGAAAGCAAAAGAGGCTGGGGTGGTTATTGTACCAGGATGTGGTGTTGCGCCGGGGATAACTAACTTTTTGGCAGCGCAAGGCATCGAAATGCTCGATGAGGCTGACGAAGCAGTTATGACATGCGGAGGCATTCCGCGGTTTCCCCAGCCGCCGTTATGGTACCAAGTCGTGTTCCGGCTTGAAAGCGTACTCGGCCTGTATACAAGGCCTGCATTAGCAGCTGAAAATGGCGAACTGGTTGAACTTCCGGCATTGTCTGGATTAGAGAAAATGTCTTTTCCTGACCCGGTTGGCATGTGTGAAGCGGTCATTACAGATGCACATAGTACCGCCTATACGTTAAAAGATAAAGTGAAGAGACTGTACGAAAAAACGGTAAGGTATGAAGGGCATTGGGAAAGAATGCAATTCCTCAGTCAGCTTGGTTTCTTTGATGATGAACCAATTGATATTAATGGAACGCAAATCAGGCCGCGTGCATTCTCTGAAAAAGTCTTAGCTCCAAAGCTTCAAGGCAAGACCAAAGAAGATATCACTGTCTTACGCGTTGAAGTTAACGGAAAGAAGTCAGGTGTCCAAACGAAATACACCTGGGAAATGGTTGATTTTTATGACCATGAACGCAATATTACCTCTATGGCTAAAACTACTGCTCTTCCTGCTATGTTATTGGCTAATTGGATTGCAGAAGGAAAAATTTCCGAAAAGGGCATTGTTTCAGTAGAAGAGCTCATTATTAAAGACCGTTTTGCTCCATTCATGGAACAATTGGGAGAATTAGGGATAAAAATAAGATTTAAAGAAGAAGTCCTTGTATAA
- a CDS encoding amino acid ABC transporter permease gives MDFLIVIEALPPLLYATLMTIFLAVISIVIALFLGFFTALARISKITVLVKTAEAYVSIFRGTPLLVQIFVIYYGLPQINIELDPIPSGILALSLNAGAYLSESFRASILSIDKGQMEAAVSLGMTYSQAMRHTILPQSLRVAIPTMSNTFIILIKDTSLVSVITVTELLQMSSLIIAKTFEPLTIYLVAAALYWVLIAFFTAILDRFEKRASKHVAV, from the coding sequence ATGGATTTTTTAATTGTAATAGAAGCCTTGCCGCCATTATTATATGCAACCTTGATGACTATATTTTTAGCTGTAATATCCATTGTGATTGCACTTTTTCTTGGTTTTTTTACAGCTTTGGCACGAATTTCAAAAATTACCGTATTAGTTAAAACAGCTGAAGCATATGTATCTATTTTTCGCGGAACTCCGCTGCTGGTACAAATTTTTGTCATTTATTATGGTTTGCCGCAAATTAATATTGAACTTGATCCCATTCCATCCGGAATTCTCGCATTAAGCTTAAACGCTGGGGCTTATTTATCTGAATCATTTCGCGCTTCCATTCTATCAATTGACAAGGGGCAGATGGAGGCAGCCGTATCACTGGGAATGACCTACAGCCAGGCCATGAGACATACTATACTGCCACAGAGCCTGCGTGTAGCCATACCCACCATGTCAAATACCTTTATTATTTTAATCAAGGACACTTCTCTTGTATCTGTCATTACTGTTACAGAGCTGCTGCAAATGTCTTCTTTAATAATAGCTAAAACGTTTGAGCCGCTGACAATCTACTTGGTTGCAGCTGCACTTTACTGGGTTTTGATTGCATTCTTTACAGCAATATTGGATCGGTTTGAAAAACGCGCTTCTAAGCATGTAGCCGTATAA
- a CDS encoding amino acid ABC transporter ATP-binding protein, with protein MSVIQIQNLKKKFGEMEVLHGINLSVNKSEVVVLMGPSGSGKSTLLRCLTFLEEPTEGTIQIGSQKIAAGGKPNRSRKNEIRELRKRTGFVFQQFNLFPHKTAIENVMEGPIVVQGMEKEQAAELAQTLLEKVGLGERCHHYPSQLSGGQQQRVAIARALSMNPAVMLYDEPTSALDPELVREVLQVMKDLANEGMTMVVVTHEMKFAKEAADRVIFMDGGVIVEEGSSEDIFNNPKEERTKRFLMQVND; from the coding sequence ATGAGTGTAATACAAATACAAAATTTAAAAAAGAAATTCGGTGAAATGGAAGTGCTTCATGGTATAAACCTATCTGTAAATAAAAGTGAAGTTGTTGTCCTGATGGGGCCGAGCGGTTCCGGTAAATCCACTCTCCTCCGCTGTTTGACCTTTTTAGAGGAACCAACTGAAGGCACCATTCAGATTGGCTCTCAAAAAATTGCTGCAGGAGGCAAGCCAAATCGTTCACGTAAAAATGAAATAAGAGAACTCCGGAAAAGAACTGGATTTGTGTTCCAGCAATTTAATTTGTTTCCTCATAAAACAGCAATTGAAAATGTTATGGAAGGTCCAATCGTTGTGCAGGGAATGGAGAAAGAACAAGCAGCGGAATTAGCACAGACCCTCCTTGAAAAGGTCGGACTTGGAGAACGCTGCCACCATTATCCTTCACAGCTATCAGGAGGACAGCAGCAGCGTGTAGCAATAGCACGAGCGCTGTCAATGAACCCTGCCGTAATGCTTTATGATGAACCTACTTCGGCATTAGACCCAGAACTTGTCAGGGAAGTTCTCCAGGTAATGAAAGATTTGGCAAATGAAGGCATGACCATGGTAGTTGTCACACATGAAATGAAATTTGCGAAAGAGGCAGCTGACAGAGTCATCTTCATGGATGGCGGTGTAATTGTGGAGGAAGGAAGCTCTGAAGACATTTTTAATAACCCGAAGGAAGAACGGACAAAACGGTTTCTAATGCAAGTTAATGATTAG